Sequence from the Babylonia areolata isolate BAREFJ2019XMU chromosome 25, ASM4173473v1, whole genome shotgun sequence genome:
GGGTTGGGGACTGGACTGTTTCAGTGGGGAGATTCTTCCAGTAGTGGATTGTTCTTGGGAAGGTGTTCCGTATGGCTGGGGATGCGTTGAAACATCTGACTGTGTTGGCTTCTTCTGCCGCTTGGGGGCAGAGGTCTGAGGGCTGTGCATTTCATGCATGCTTCACCATGCTTTATTTTATATAGCATGGAAAGCCTGGCAATGCATCGGCACTCCTCAAGTGAAGGCCACTGGAGCTGGTGGAGCATGTTACTCACACTAGAGGTATTCCTGTGTTGGTTTAAGACAAACCTGGCTGCTTTTCACTGGACTTTTTTGATCAACTGGCTGAACTAGGGCCTTGTATGCCAGCTCCTTGGTCGTCTTGGAGCACACCTTCAGGTTTCGCCTCAGGAAGCCCAGGATTCTGTTGGCTTTCGCACAGGTATTGTCAATATGCTTGTCCCAGGAAAGGTCGGTCTGCAGTGTGACTCCGAGGTACTTAGAAGAGGGAACTCGCTGGAGGGTGTGACCGTGGAGAGAGTAGGTGGTACTGGCATTCATGGGCTTCCTGCTACGGGTTATGGGCAGCTGGCTGCACTTACCACTTATCAGGGTGAAATGCCatgtcccactctctctgcccTTACTTGTTCTTAACGATGTGCAAACTTGTATGggggcaaaataaaataaataaaaacactctatttgaaaaaaaagaaaagaaaaggtcatGAACAGATCATTAAACCCTTTATAGCATACCCAGTATAGCCATACAatgatacatcattacatgtactGATTCTCTTTTCTAAAGAAAATAGTATACACAAAAAGGGACCTGTCTCTTTCCAGTACAGGTCATTCACGTATGCTTAAAACTACATGAGCATCAGAATAATATTTCAATTCAAAGCAAAAAACTGAACGAAGATGAAAATACCGACATTGAGGTCCCCCGGTATGAACCGCTGTGCCCAACTTTCTTATTTGAACAAAGATTTAATCAGGCATTTTAAGGATTCGTTTGGCAAATCATAACTGTCATCATTTAGATGCGAATCCTAAATTCTCCAGATTGTACATTTATCATTTTACTAAACCAGCAAAAACTGAATAACAGAAAAAGCGAAACGTTTCAAACTCACCCATGATGGAATGAGGATGTCTTGTCCACGTGAGAGACCCAGAAGAAAAGAGGCGGAAGTAGTACAGTCGTCTTTTTGGACAAATCCCTACAATTAGAGATTGATCGAACTTCGACTACTTGATTTACTTTGTTATCGGCATTATTTCTTTGCCTAGCTGAACAAACTTAATGTTACTTCGCCATTTTATTAATTTTTGATGTCTATTACTTTatttagggttgttttttttaagttttgtttggTATGTGTTTTAAGTCTCATACGGAAAGTTCCGAAAGTTGTCGAGGATAGTTTGTCGACGACGTGACGCACTGACTTCACCAGAAGCAATTCACTATTTATCATAAGAGCAAGATGGCCGTGACTCTCTGTATGCTGGTGTTGGTGGCTGTTTCAGCCGCATTTGCAAGTGATGTGCCTGTCTTAATGTGGTCTCCAGAGAGGTAATTAGACGTTCTTTATGTAACATTTTCGCCATACACTTATACATTTGTTTAGGACCAGAATGATTCGGGTTATGTTTCGCCCCGACTTGCCCGCATGGGTACCCTGGACTTGTGCCCGAGCATGAGTGCAGAAAACTGTATTCttgacattttcattttcaaggaggcgACATGCAATTGTGACACAGACAAGCTGGTAGTAACCTTACATCAAGAatgaactaattttttttttcttcacttggtaactgtgtcattgtgtgtgtcaatAACTGTTAACATTGTCCTGGGCAGTCATATGACTTCCACGAGATCAgtgcgttttgttttatttttaagctTATTGTACTATTGATTATCGGTATTTTTTATTGGACaattttttatttgattgttttttgaagacaattttaataattttgatgaTAGATTACACCGATTAGCCATAATTATGAATTTGATATTATTGCTCTTGTCTCAATGAAATTAAGTGAAAATGCTTCTAAACATGAAAATTATTTGACATTCAACAAAGTCATTTATATTCAAAGAGGAGTTtttcaaaacaaaagcaaaataaaaagggGTGTTGCGGTATGTGGTGTTCACTCACCCTCCTTACACAACCATCAACTACTTGGTGTTGAATCTGTCATGGTTGATGCATGATGGgtgttttcatgtttccgtaacccactgaacactgacatggataacacttcaacagaatctttaatgtgcatatttgatcttacaCATGTATATCCacagaagggggttcagacaccagTGTGCCTGCATTATATGTTGATTTAGGAGATTGGTCAAATCTCCACCCTGAAGCCGCCAGGTGCACTGAAACCAGGGACTGAACCCAGAAAACTTGGGTGAGAATCAAACACTAACCATTTAGCCACCGCGCCcatcaaaacaaaatatataaatctACACTGAGCTGATTCATTTACTCTAACTCTGAATGATACTCATACTGACATTTAACTGTAGCTaaaggtatgtgtgcgtgtatgccttcactactttttttttttttttttcgttttcgttgtctgtttcagtttactataaaataaataaataatcattgcCACTTTTTAAATGTTGCAGACCACTGAGTGACTTGCCCCAGGTTCCAGCATTTGACCAAATTTCACAGGACACTTTCCAGTCCAAATATCTGTCCCGTCTCCTTGGCAAAGAGTCCAGTGTCATTGTTGCCTTCCTGCAAGACAAGGTAAACCATCCTTATCCATGCTACCATGCATTGTCTGGGAGCTGCTGCTTATCTGTTGTAATGTTCTCTCTGACTGGGGATGACGTGCAGGATGGGTCCACTGCTCATggtacagacacactgatcatcaatactcacaataataatatattgtacttttctggtgcaaactccccatagatgggttctaagtgcctcacatgaaacagtacattaATATAACATTAACAGTGCATTttaccacacaagagcacatggaGACatcaaagtgaaaaacaaaatctgtatccaccaaaccagtactacaaattgcagatatataGGTGTCTTGTGTTGGGTGTTTTCAGTTCGTGTGCAGCAACTGACCAGCAGAAGAAATGCAGAACTGTAATAGAAGCACTGTCACGATGGTTGTAACAGTTTTCACCATTTTTGTTTattaacctttttctttctttttttttttttttttactgcagtggtctgatgtagtgctggtccaggggagttgttcTTATAGCAGACATTGATACAGCTGTGGGGCAGAACTAGTTTAAATTGATGAATCTGATATaaattgtatgtctgtgttgtaaTGCTGTCAACCATCTGCTTTCAGCTGACCATCAATGACATTTCCAAATATGCGGATGTGTACAACCCAACCAGCGATGGGGGTGCCTTCAAGAATGTTAAGGTTTGTGAGAGATGCAACATTCCCTCTtcagtgtgcttgtgtatgtgtatgtgtgatgatcTGTGATGAATGCACTTTTTGCATGTTATATTCCATTTGCCTTCTTTTGATCAATGTGATAAGTTATAATgatatggttttgttttttttatttgtgtgttttaatttGTGAGGCCACAGTAATTTGTCATGTGAGACAATAAAGTACACTTGaaatttgttttaactcactccatgccaagagtttttgcccttgccaatccctgaaaacccagggtttgtataggattgggaaaaaattgtaaaaaaaccaaataaacacccagacaattgatatttagtatatgtatgcaaggaatgttgttccatatgtgtgcaaaaaatcaaagtatttactcactatcttgatgttgatcgcggtatccatatttagtgtattttttagcatttttgcacccatcagaaaggtacaccaacatgtttcacatcacattctaacactatttgaggaactgaagacctagtgcatgcaatgaagtatgaacaggtggtgaagaaagttgaaattcacacatacaaaaaaatatattgtctctacataatgaaaatcaaagaacaaagaaaaaactcaaccggctgggtgttgactggccagtcagctgacaaacctggtatgccagtgaagggatgtgcaagagggaaaaaggaaaaattgtcagtccaatcactggtgaaaacacttgcaaaatcgtccattttctcagtggtttcgtcgtctttgtctgtctcatctgctggcacatgtccctcactttcctctccattgtaaacactctcttcagcagccgaatctgtttctagttcatcgggatctggttcaaattaactgtccgaagaatcaacattatctccttcgacatcagagccttcagtttggatcatttccaaagcatcttcgacgttgagtaacatttcacctctccgaccgtgtcgaacacttcgccgtgacgccatcttctcaaacaacttacaaagctgacagggggcacgctttgttatcaactgcggttgagcttatcgcgacacacacgcagcgtgtgtgaatgaaaagctgaccagaggtgacgtaagatatcacatctgcttttgattttcgcatccgacgcgtcactctgACAGCacaactttttaaaatccaagtccgcatatgcggacattggcatccaacgctttctccgacgatgtccgcatatgcggacaatggcagcgagtgagttaaaccatGCACTGATGCAGATTCTAAGACAGTTTGCATGTGTGATTAACATGTTTTTTAAGGAAAGCATACATACACTCAAAATGTCACCTTACcagtaaagcacacacacgcacacacacacacaaactgctaaAGATGAACACAAATTTGTAGGTCTATTTTTGAACCATGCATGTGTAGATGTAAGTATGTTTTTTGTTAGAAACTaccaccttccttctctctgtagATTGTGAACAGTCAAAAAAGAaccaccctcctccatcaccccaccctcactcccttcACAACTTTGTGTCCTGCAGGGTCTTCTGGATGAGCACTTTTCCTTGGAGTTGCCGCGGGTAGGGGGTTCGTACCTGGCTCTGGATGCTCTTCGCCGCGACTTCCCTGGAGCCGTCCACGATGTGGCGTCGGCCTCCGACCTTTCTGGCCTTGACCTGGGCAAGGGAAATCACCTGGTGGTTGTACGGCTGTTGCCCATTGCAGGTTCAGAGAATGCAGAGGGTGCTATTTCTTCCAACGGTGAGCACAAAACGCTCGCTACTGTCTTTGAAGTTTTAAAAGTTTTATTTTCAATgtctttgcaaaaaaaaaccctatttttttggttttattacaCGTGTATTTCCCAGACTCTTGTGTAGACATTAGCAGTGGTCTGGGTCTTGTCCTATGCAAAGTACTGGTCTGTCAAGGTGGTTTTAcaaccacagtaaaaaaaaaatataataaaaatgaaatgcagATTGGAAATGTAAATTCTGTGATTCTCTGGCACAAAGGTGTTGCACCATTCTCTGATCAAACCAGTGATTTTAGTTGTTCAATTACCAGTTTCATCATAATATATTTTGTATTATAATAGAAATAATCAAATGCTTGTATGCATATACTCTTGTTCACATTCAGTGTTGTGATCTTGATTAGGCTGATTGCTTAAGCAttagtttggtggtggtgttatggtggtggtggtgtttatattattttttcttttgattaGATATTTCTTTCCACTTTATAATCTCATTTAATGTATTTTGTGCtattaaatgcacacacacacatgcagaactcCCCTGCTGAATTAGGTTATATCTTTATGTATGTGAGCGCTCATGGTTGAAGTTAACCAAACTTGACTGTGTGCAGATGATGTGATCGGGGAAGTGTCGAGGCAGCTGCAGAAGATGAATGTGAAATACACTGCTCTCTACACAGCGGAAACCTCACAGGAGGTCAGTCTAGATGTTGGTCCCTGATAAACACCCACGTCAAGTTGGGACAGAACAGATAAAAAGGAGAGAAACCAGTGGAGGGGAGCATTGGGAGGAAGGAAATGAAAGGGCAAAATCAGTTTGCTGAGTTTGTCATTTAGTGGAAACCTGGAAGTTAGAACTTaattggaggagaaagagggagattgtCATTTAGTGGAAACCTGGAAGTTAGAACTTaattggaggagaaagagggagtttGTCATTTAGTGGAAACCTGGAAGTTAGAACTTaataggaggagaaagagggagtttGTCATTTAGTGGAAACCTGGAAGATAGAACTTaataggaggagaaagagggagtttGTCATTTAGTGGAAACCTGGAAGTTAGAACTTaataggaggagaaagagggagtttGTCATTTAGTGGAAACCTGGAAGTTAGAACTTAATagcaggagaaagagggagattgtCATTTAGTGGAAACCTGGAAGTTAGAACTTaattggaggagaaagagggagattgtCATTAAGTGGAAACCTGGAAGTTAGAACTTaattggaggagaaagagggagtttGTCATTTAGTGGAAACCTGGAAGTTAGAACTTaattggaggagaaagagggagtttGTCATTTAGTGGAAACCTGGAAGTTAGAACTTaattggaggagaaagagggagattgtCATTTAGTGGAAACCTGGAAGTTAGAACTTaattggaggagaaagagggagattgtCATTTAGTGGAAACCTGGAAGTTAGAACTTaataaaaggagaaagagggaggcatCTAAAAAAGATTAAAATAAGTTCTCCTAAATAAGTGATGATTTATGAGCATTGCATTTTTAAACACTGTTGAACTGTCTATATGTATGCCTGGCACTCCTTAAATGCTgaagaaaaaggacagaaaaataatgataataaaatgaaataggataataataataattaattttttaagtgtaaaagaaataaaataaagaatgagATAATTACAGACGATATTAATTACTCTGGCAATGATACTGCATTTTTTGTGTGTCAGTATTAACAGATTATCACATAATGATAGATCACCTAGAAATACAGTTTCTAGGCTTACTGAACTGCCATACTGCCCATGATGTATGTTaagaacaaagagagaattagtttttgttctgtttgtttgtctgattttaATAATCTTTTTTCCACGTTATAACTGAAATACTGAAGACAATGGCATGAAGTGGAAGAAGATAGACTTGAGAAACTTATTCTTCTAGTACTGTACAGGCTGCTACAGTAAGTTAGTGgaaaggaagaagatgaaaagTAATTGAAACATTGCCCCTATTTTTACCTATGGGTTAACAGAGGCAGAAGCGCGAGACTCACCAAACCCGGCAGCTTATGGAAAAGCCAGAGGATGCCAGCAAGGACGGCATCTTTTTCAACGTGACATCCTTGAACAACACGGTGTATGCGTACCTGACGTCCTTTAGTGCGTGCATAGTGCCAGGCTTCAACAGCGACAACCAGCCCACCAGTTGTCAGGTCCAGTTCAAACTGCTTGCCAACGACACCCAGCTGGAAGAGTCGGAAATGGTCCTGCAAGTGGGGCCCAACAGGACTCTCAGGTTGGTGCTTTGGTATTTTTATCCACTTTTTCAtgcctgaaaatggagtatggctgcctacatggctgggtaaaaacagtcatacacggaaaagcccactcttgtgaatgtgggagttgcagcccacgtacaaagaagaagaagatccacttATTcacttatcagtgtttacacaccCTCCaggaatctccgctcttcctctgactgttaccttttgaaacttcctcgtgtcaatacaagaacctatggtgaacgttctttcttctttgctgctcttcacatctggaacaaccttcctcatcatatccatacatctgattctatttctgcttttcgctcatcactaaaaactcatctttttaaaacctatctataggcACTCTCAGCTGTTCTCCAACactacccatgtcagctcactttggatatatgtatgaggagtgggaaagggagtatgtgtgggggctgggggtggggggtggatgggttttgagaaagagtggtcatgaattatttatgtaatttgtaaaaaaaaaaaaatttttaaatgtctTACATGTAAAGTGCcttgagctcttagtgagaaagagtgctatataaatgcacagtattattattattattattataaatgaaaaaaagaaatctggCAGCCAACTTGATTAATTTTCCATTCTGTTATTGTATCACAGTATGTTAGTCATGTATGACTAAGACAATCAaagcagcagaggagacaactagCCCTTCAGGCTGAAGCACTAAGGGCTAGTACAATCTGGCCCCCTACTTCAACAATCATAGCCCTTTACAAAAGACATAGCTGTAACTGAATTCCCACTGCAGAGAAGGATCcgctgatcacacagctctcactttggtgTTGTTCCAACTGTTGGCTAATGTTtatctctgatataagccaagcGATATTACATCTCTCAGTGTTATCAGGACATTGCTTCATGTGCTGTCCACTTCTCTGCAGCTTGCTGTTTCACATGTGGGTTTGATTGTTTCCAGCGTCACGCTCTCAATTAAGGACATCAAGGTCAACGGAACAGATACCTACAGTGTGGACTTGGAGTAAGTGCAGTGCAGGATTGTgagtgagagggtggtggtggtggtgttggtatttttttggttttttattgttgttgttgttgttgttttgggagggCTGTTGATGGCTTTACTAACACTATTTTGTTTATCATTCACATTTTCTCGGCAGATGCAAGTTACTTTGGAGCAAATCTTGGCAGGGTGGTAGATGTTTATGAATTGCTAATTTGCCATCACCTTTAAAAGCAGACATACAAAAAAGATAATTGTTTCCACAAGgtatacataaaataaataagaaaaaagaatgctTAGTAATGTATAATCTTTTAGAATAAAGCATTCTCCAACAGGTAACAGCAAGGATGTCAAGGATTTACCCTCAGTTGATGTCACTGTTATCTATATACACCGCAAGGAGTTTATTGGAGacagtcattttgtgtgtgtgtgtgtgtgcacggttcaTTTTGGTGCCTGGTAAAtagttaggggtttttttttgttgtttcttttcttttttttttgttctagattt
This genomic interval carries:
- the LOC143299484 gene encoding V-type proton ATPase subunit S1-like, yielding MAVTLCMLVLVAVSAAFASDVPVLMWSPERPLSDLPQVPAFDQISQDTFQSKYLSRLLGKESSVIVAFLQDKLTINDISKYADVYNPTSDGGAFKNVKGLLDEHFSLELPRVGGSYLALDALRRDFPGAVHDVASASDLSGLDLGKGNHLVVVRLLPIAGSENAEGAISSNDDVIGEVSRQLQKMNVKYTALYTAETSQERQKRETHQTRQLMEKPEDASKDGIFFNVTSLNNTVYAYLTSFSACIVPGFNSDNQPTSCQVQFKLLANDTQLEESEMVLQVGPNRTLSVTLSIKDIKVNGTDTYSVDLELPFEHQFDRWEIKEAKLSINSSGAGEMVKDAVMVTRGYDSVMSLLYSFHCSSMEWYPKNTSEPMVATIILGGFQVQPFNVQGGKFLLSQDCVGWFSTAIWMALFPTAIHIAILLFGMYMIMSLSTNDRFDDPKGKALIINAGE